A window of the Kosakonia radicincitans DSM 16656 genome harbors these coding sequences:
- the bcsA gene encoding UDP-forming cellulose synthase catalytic subunit: MKKIIRFIFTLVLLLLSLLVVITPMNSDKQYLFGLSVMAVVLILGRVKGKKAVLAMLTLSVLMSTRYIWWRATTTLHFDSTLEMLLGSLLFAAEIYSWTILLLGYIQMAWPLERPIAPLPPDKSTWPTVDIYVPSYNESLDVVRDTVLAAQCIEYPQDKVKVYILDDGKRDEFRDFAAEAGVHYIIRPDNSHAKAGNLNHAMTLTQGELICVFDCDHVATRVFLQATVGEFFRDEKLALIQTPHHFYSLDPFERNLTAAKRVPHEGALFYGPVQKGNDNWNATFFCGSCAVIRRSALNEVGGFAVETVTEDAHTALKLQRRGWNTAFLDIPLAAGLATERLALHVNQRIRWARGMTQIFRIDNPLLGRGLKLTQRICYLNAMLHFQYGLPRVVFLTSPLVFMLFNLNIISSSATLIFAYVLPHLVLSTMVNSRITGRYRYAFWGEIYETVMAFHLILPTLLSLISPRLGKFNVTDKGDLTDRDYFDSHTVRPLIITTLLMVGSMIWVGVRYFMHDYAGIDPRVILFNIAWGTFSTIILLASIAVAKETKQIRKTIRIYARLPVTVLFSDGSQMQTRTFDISMGGARVALVKGEDLSSKTPVRIELGLGGEIAHVPILSAGTGVGDIRLEFDTLPLSERRKLVRVVLSRADAWYRPPHAPDRPLASFLGILQCVFELFFGRKKMAGGFNSQMKVVAKKQEEVNNAL; the protein is encoded by the coding sequence ATGAAAAAAATCATCAGATTTATTTTCACGCTGGTACTACTTTTATTATCGCTGCTGGTGGTCATCACACCGATGAACAGCGATAAACAATACCTCTTTGGCCTGAGCGTGATGGCTGTTGTATTAATTCTTGGGCGGGTGAAAGGAAAAAAAGCGGTGTTAGCAATGCTGACACTCTCGGTACTGATGTCCACGCGCTATATCTGGTGGCGCGCCACCACAACGTTGCATTTCGATTCAACGCTGGAAATGCTGCTCGGCAGCTTGCTGTTTGCGGCAGAAATATATTCGTGGACGATTCTGTTGCTCGGTTATATTCAAATGGCCTGGCCATTAGAACGCCCTATTGCGCCATTACCGCCGGATAAATCCACCTGGCCGACGGTCGATATTTATGTGCCGTCATATAATGAAAGTCTCGATGTCGTGCGCGATACCGTGCTGGCGGCGCAGTGTATTGAATATCCGCAGGACAAGGTCAAAGTCTATATTCTTGACGATGGAAAACGCGATGAATTCCGCGATTTCGCCGCCGAAGCGGGCGTCCATTACATCATCCGCCCGGATAACAGCCACGCGAAGGCGGGCAACCTGAACCACGCCATGACCCTCACCCAGGGTGAGCTGATTTGCGTGTTCGATTGCGACCACGTTGCCACCCGCGTCTTTTTGCAGGCTACCGTCGGCGAGTTTTTCCGCGATGAAAAACTGGCGCTAATCCAGACGCCGCACCACTTCTACTCCCTCGATCCGTTTGAACGCAACCTGACGGCAGCAAAACGCGTTCCGCACGAAGGTGCGCTGTTCTATGGCCCGGTACAGAAAGGGAACGATAACTGGAATGCCACCTTCTTCTGCGGTTCCTGCGCGGTGATCCGTCGCAGCGCGTTAAATGAAGTTGGCGGTTTTGCGGTAGAAACGGTGACCGAAGATGCCCACACCGCGCTGAAATTACAGCGTCGCGGCTGGAACACAGCATTCCTTGATATCCCACTGGCGGCCGGGCTGGCAACCGAACGGCTGGCGCTGCATGTGAACCAGCGTATTCGCTGGGCGCGCGGCATGACGCAAATTTTCCGTATTGATAACCCGCTGCTCGGGCGCGGCCTGAAGCTGACCCAGCGCATTTGTTACCTTAATGCAATGCTGCACTTCCAGTATGGCCTGCCGCGCGTGGTGTTCCTCACCTCGCCGTTGGTGTTTATGTTGTTCAACCTCAACATTATTTCCTCCTCAGCGACGCTGATTTTTGCCTACGTGCTGCCGCACCTGGTGCTCTCCACGATGGTGAACTCGCGCATCACCGGGCGTTATCGTTACGCGTTCTGGGGCGAAATTTACGAAACGGTGATGGCATTCCACCTGATCCTGCCGACACTGCTGAGCCTGATTTCACCGCGGCTGGGGAAATTCAACGTGACCGACAAAGGCGATCTGACGGACCGCGACTACTTCGACTCTCACACCGTACGCCCGCTGATCATCACCACGCTACTGATGGTCGGCAGCATGATCTGGGTGGGCGTGCGCTACTTCATGCACGACTACGCCGGGATCGATCCGCGCGTCATTCTGTTCAATATCGCGTGGGGCACTTTCAGTACCATCATTTTGCTGGCCTCGATTGCCGTGGCGAAAGAGACCAAACAGATCCGCAAAACCATCCGTATTTACGCCCGCCTGCCGGTGACCGTGCTCTTTTCCGACGGCTCGCAAATGCAGACCCGTACCTTTGATATCTCGATGGGTGGCGCGCGCGTGGCGCTGGTGAAAGGGGAAGATCTGAGCAGCAAAACTCCGGTCCGTATCGAACTGGGTCTGGGCGGTGAGATTGCCCATGTGCCTATTCTCTCTGCGGGTACCGGCGTCGGCGATATTCGTCTGGAGTTTGACACGCTGCCGCTGAGCGAACGCCGCAAGCTGGTCCGCGTGGTGCTTTCCCGCGCCGATGCCTGGTATCGTCCGCCGCATGCGCCGGATCGCCCACTCGCTTCCTTTCTGGGGATTTTGCAG